From a region of the Sminthopsis crassicaudata isolate SCR6 chromosome 6, ASM4859323v1, whole genome shotgun sequence genome:
- the LOC141547375 gene encoding vomeronasal type-1 receptor 1-like, which yields MLTLDEILGIAYLQLTGIGFLGNLTLLLLNNFNFLTAHTVRPKNVIIIQLAFSNAMVLLFRGITTITRLWKVKCVLDRTGIKIITYMQILTRGLSLNSTCLLSVFQAITISPNNSLWAQVKIKGPKSIIRCTVLCWIFHLIFDMLIFLRHDSPKNSTVSKDGCSTGYGTLDVYNNNHIKFEIIIFVHDAFFAGLMTASSVHMVLILYRHRRNVNHIHSKSTSTKISPETRATQAILLLVATFFFFNTFSPICIICMLYFKSINMWMIHTSALLSLCYPTVSPFILVSINKQVPNSCAC from the coding sequence ATGCTGACCTTGGATGAAATTCTGGGGATAGCCTACCTGCAACTAACCGGAATTGGATTCCTGGGGAACTTAACTCTCCTCCTCCTAAACAACTTTAATTTCCTGACTGCTCATACAGTAAGACCCAAAAATGTAATTATCATCCAGTTAGCCTTTTCCAATGCCATGGTACTTCTCTTTAGAGGAATAACTACCATAACAAGGCTTTGGAAGGTAAAATGTGTCCTGGACAGGACTGGGATTAAAATCATAACATATATGCAGATACTAACCCGGGGTCTCTCCTTAAACAGCACCTGCCTCTTGAGTGTCTTCCAGGCCATTACTATTAGTCCCAACAACTCTTTATGGGCACAAGTGAAAATTAAAGGACCAAAGAGCATCATTAGATGCACTGTTCTATGCTGGATCTTCCATCTAATATTCGATATGCTTATATTTCTACGCCATGATAGTCCAAAGAACAGCACAGTCAGTAAAGATGGATGCAGCACTGGGTATGGAACTCTAGATgtgtataataataatcatataaaatttgaaattataatattTGTCCATGATGCTTTCTTTGCAGGTCTCATGACTGCTTCTAGTGTCCATATGGTCTTAATCCTATATAGACACAGGAGAAATGTTAATCACATACATAGTAAGAGCACCTCCACAAAAATATCCCCTGAAACAAGGGCAACCCAAGCTATCCTGCTTCTAGTGgccaccttttttttctttaatacatTCAGTCCCATTTGTATAATCTGTATGTTGTATTTTAAATCCATAAACATGTGGATGATACATACCTCAGCGCTTCTCTCTCTTTGTTATCCAACAGTCAGCCCATTTATTCTCGTCAGCATTAATAAGCAGGTCCCCAATTCTTGTGCTTGTTAA
- the LOC141547376 gene encoding vomeronasal type-1 receptor 1-like, producing the protein MLTLDDILGIVYLQLTGIGFLGNLTLLILNSFTFLTAHTVRPKNVIIIQLAFSNAMVLLFRGIPTITRLWKVKCVLDRTGIKIITYMQILTRGLSLNSTCLLSVFQAITISPNNSLWAQLKIKTIIRCTVLCWIFHLIFHMLLFLRHDSPKNSTVSKDGCSTGYRALDVYNNNHIKFEIITFVHDAFFAGLMTTSSVHMVLILYRHRRNVNHIHSKSTSTKISPETTATQAILLLVASFVLFNTFSPICIICMLYFKSINMWMIHTSALLSLCYPTVSPFILVSINKQVPNSCGC; encoded by the coding sequence ATGCTGACCTTGGATGACATTCTGGGGATAGTATACCTGCAACTAACCGGAATTGGATTCCTGGGGAACTTAACTCTCCTCATCCTAAACAGCTTTACTTTCCTGACTGCTCATACAGTAAGACCTAAAAATGTAATTATCATCCAGTTAGCCTTTTCCAATGCCATGGTACTTCTCTTTAGGGGAATACCTACCATAACAAGGCTTTGGAAGGTAAAATGTGTCCTGGACAGGACTGGGATTAAAATCATTACATATATGCAGATACTAACCCGGGGTCTCTCCTTAAACAGCACCTGCCTCTTGAGTGTCTTCCAGGCCATTACTATTAGTCCTAATAACTCCTTATGGGCACAGCTGAAAATTAAGACCATCATTAGATGCACTGTTCTATGCTGGATCTTCCATCTAATATTCCATATGCTTCTATTTCTACGTCATGATAGTCCAAAGAACAGCACAGTCAGTAAAGATGGATGCAGCACTGGGTATAGAGCTCTAGATgtgtataataataatcatataaaatttgaaattataacaTTTGTCCATGATGCTTTCTTTGCAGGTCTCATGACTACTTCTAGTGTCCATATGGTCTTAATCTTATATAGACACAGGAGAAATGTTAATCATATACATAGTAAGAGCACCTCCACAAAAATATCCCCTGAAACTACAGCAACCCAAGCTATCCTGCTTCTAGTGGCcagctttgttttgtttaatacaTTCAGTCCCATTTGTATAATCTGTATGTTGTATTTTAAATCCATAAACATGTGGATGATACATACCTCAGCGCTTCTCTCTCTTTGTTATCCAACAGTCAGCCCATTTATTCTCGTCAGCATTAATAAGCAGGTCCCCAATTCTTGTGGTTGTTAA